A stretch of DNA from Opisthocomus hoazin isolate bOpiHoa1 chromosome 15, bOpiHoa1.hap1, whole genome shotgun sequence:
CAGAGGAGGGACGGTTTTCCGTATTTGTTATTCCGAAGTTACTGTGCGGGACGGTTTGGTTTCATTTCCCTGAAATATGCCATTGCCAGGAAGAGGGAGTATGTATACCCAGGAGCCTGTGTGGCGGGACACTTCCACGTCAGTGGAATCCTGCACTAGTGATAGAAAGTTTCTGAAAAGAAACTCAGTTCCCGGGTGGAAAAAAGCCACGTCTGTGCAGCACTGCCTCTTCTCTGCACGCAGCGTGTGTGTGCACGCCTGATGTGTCTGTTTTCATTTCCCATCTGAAGGAGCACCCCACTTCTCTGCATAAATAGGAGATTTGGTCTGGTTTAACAAAATCCCTGGAGTTGTTTTGAGAGTGTCCTTCTGCATGGCAGAAGCTACCAACTCCCAACTCTAATTTTGAAGCCTTGCTCATGCCAGTGATGCAATAAATTCCCTCGGCAGCAGCGCCCTGGCCAGGAGGTTTCTGTCTTCGCCCTTGGCAGTGAGGTGTGGTGCAGCACTGGtagtggagctgctggagggagagcCCTTACCCGCGCTGCCTCGCTCCTCCTCGACCTGCAGCAAGATACTAGCAGGAAACATGTCCCCAGCAAGTCTGATCCAGAGTGACCCAGCCAAGCACGTGCACTGGCTCTATTAACCACATCATAATctactttttatttaatttctcatcGAAGGAACAAGAAAAGTCGGCTAAGGTGTCCAGAAGAGTGCATACCATCAGCGAGGTTTCCGAGAATGTTAAACGTATGGATGAATTACTGGAAAACTACAAGAGACAAGAACTATCCACATCTGACCATGAGACCCTACAGGTAAACGCTCTTTTTCCTGCATAAGAGGTTCTTCTGTCTGGCGATGGCTGGGAGGGCCCACGACAACGGGATTCAAAGGGCAGCACTGTGCGCTCAGCTTGTGTGAGGGAAAGAGCGTTACATGTGTGTTTCCAGCTTATTTGGCGGAGAACGGTCCCTCCTGTCAGTGTAACAGAATGGAACGGAACCGTCTCCTGCCGTGCTGGTTTGCGTTTCTGCCCAGGTTAACTGCCCTTCTTGTGGTGCCTCATGGGGAAATGGTTCTTCCTCCAGCAGTGGTGGAACACACGGGACTCCCCGTGTGCCCGGGCATGGTCAGGTGCATGTCATGAGATCTGACCAGAACAGCTCAAAGCTGTGGGCTGTGCAGCTTGTACTGTGGTTTCTGTGATTCCCCTTTTTCTGCCCAGAGCTCActggtctgctgctgctgctcgtaAGTATCGGGGAATGAGGAAAAATTTGGTGTCACTAACAGGACTGTCAGAATAGCTTTATGGCCTCCAAATACCTGAAACTCCACTAGGACGCCTACCAGActctcaagttaaaaaaaaatgttagacaGCTGAATTTTTGTAGTTAAGAACCTCTCCTGTGGCTATGTGTGACAGCAGAGTTTGGAGTTAGGTCCCTTTGGGGAGGGCTGCTGCTGTAGATGGAAGAGACTCTACTTTCAGGCTGGAGAATTGGCTGTCTCCATGCCTCCTCACTGCCTGAAACACTGAGAAGAGAGCCGTAAGGGGCTCTGCATTCTTTGATGGTAGTTGCAACTGATGGTCGTGAATAGTTTTCTCTGACTACTGTAATTCATCTGGTCACTCCtggtactttttcttttaaattgagtAATTGTACACTGATCCATCTTACATCTGTATGCATGGAGAGGATGTGGCTGCTGAGGAGATACCTCCTTGTTCCAGTGGCTGTACTTCCAGGCCACTGTGGATTTTTAAGAGTGCAGCAACATGCAGCACTGATAGCCTTTGGACCTGGGCAGAAAGGGCATCTTCCTTGTCGAGAGGCAGCTTCGCTTGCAGGTGGTCACGGGGACAGAGCAGTGTGCGAGTGTCTGGGATTCAGTGACGTGAAACGTTCCCTTCCACAGGCTCTGTTTCAACGCTGCGAGAAGCTCAGGCCGCTGCTCTTCCGCCTTGCCAGTGAGACAGTTGATGACGATGAGGCTCTAGGTAAGAGCCAAGGCTGTCCTTGGATTTCTTTGCGGTGAAGTTTGTCTGCCTTTCCTTTGACACGTGGGGTATGCCCTTCCTCTGCGGAGGGGAACGCTTAGGCACTTGCCGCCCTTCTGGCAAACCCTTCCACTTTCACCTTTAAACCATGCCCAGGGGAAGCGGCACGAGTGTCCTCCCACTCCTCTCAAGGAAGCTATTCATTTGCACTCGGAGCCCCAGATTGAACAGTGACTCCAGTTTCTTCCAGCCAAGGTGGTTTTCAGAGTTTTTGGAGTTCTGATATTCAGAGGACTGAAGGCTTTTGAGGTCTTGTCTCTACGGAGACTGACGCTCTCCCTGTCAATTGACACAGAAGgaagaatactttttaaaatttcttaagtAGTATACTGAGGAGGGTCATATGAGCAGAATCTTTGAATTCCAGAGTTGTGAAATTTAGCCCTTCCCAGAGGATTGCATTTCACAGTCTTGTCCATATGCCTTGAAAACCTGACTGAAGTGATGCCTCGCTGAACAGACATCTTAAACAGCAACCacaagagctcagctgtgcctcaAACATTTCATTCGTACCTGAGTGGCAGGGTTCTTCAGCTGGGGAGTGCTGGATTATAGACTCAAGTACATCTGGAAAACCTGTCGAGAACAACAAAGTGCACAAGAGATGGCAGGAACTGCAAGTGCTTTGGGGGTAGGATGAGATTTCAGAGGGATCTTGATAAATGAGAGAGGCCTGAAATCAGCAGATGTATGTGCAGAATGCTGCACTtcagaaaatggaattaaaaactAGTCAGGAGCTTAAGGCAGATCACCCCACGAGCCTTTGCTCCAGGCAGGTCCTCAGATGCACTGTCCCTTTCTCATAAGCAGTTTGGGGAGTGCTGTGGAACTGACCCTCCTGTTAGAACATTAATATTTGGTTTCTTCTCTGGTGTTCCAGCTGAGATCCTGCAGGCCAATGACAAGCTCACCCAGGCACTCGGACAGTACAAGCAGGTTGTAGCCAGCCATGAAAacggtggaggaggaggtgcagcCACCAGCGCTGCTGACGCACCAGGTAACGAGCACCCTGCAGCcttccacagcagctctgctcccacatGTCACGTATGCGTGGAGTGTGGAGGGGAAGCGCTCCTCGGGGGATAAATGTGGAGAAAATCCTATAAGACAGGAAAACTACTGTGCGACCATTGCTTTCCTTTACATATGGTTGATAGAATATTCCTGAAGTTCTTCGCCCGTGAGTCCTTTCGGGCATGCCTGCACCCACGCACACACTGCTCCTCTCAGGTTCCTCTTTAACTCCTCCTGCTGTTTCCAAAGCACTCCGGACAGCCCCGAGGCGCATGAAGAGCTATACACTGATTGACTTCTCCGAACTGGAGGCGACGTCCCGGTCGCCTACAGACCAGTTTGCCAGCATAGCCACCGCCTCCCGGCACAGCAGCACAACCTCGGCCTGTCTGCTCGATGAGGAGCTGAATTCACCAGGTTTGTGTGTGCAATTCAGTACAGCGTCGTCCTTGTTACTAGGGTTCGTGGTGTTACAGAAAGATAGGAGACCTCTGACTCTAATGTTGGTCCTAAGAGAAAGCAGACCCTTTCAGCCAGTGTCATAGGTTTTCAAGAATGTAGTTTCTTTAATGGTGTTAGACGGTAGTGAAACTGCTGTTAGACAGCAAAGAAAGAACCTATGGAAAACTCTTGTTTTCTGTAACTGATCTGTGGCATTCTGGCATCTTTCTTAGGTCTCAGTGACTCTCCTGTTGTACAGAAACCACCACCTGATTTTGGCTTCACAGAGGTGAGTGATCCTCAGACACTTCAGTCCATAAAGTACACAGCGCAAAAATCAGACATGATTCTTGATTTAGCTTTCTCTGGCAGCCCTTTTTTACACCGCTCTGTTCTGAAGGGAAACTGtaatcctcctgctctgtagTGAATTTCTCAGTTGCAGTCTGCAACCACATTAgtcatatttatttctgttttaagcaGGTTATTAAAAACAAGGTTCTTTTCAGTGGAACAGGTCTGATTTTTGGTGATGTTCTACAGCATGAACCAGAAGCATCTTATTTTTCAGACTGCTGCACACAACGGGTATAGTGAAATCGTAAGTGCTGTCCAAACGCTGGGACTGCAGGAGAGCTGGGAAGGCGGCTGTTCAGAGAAGAATGAATTTCAGGGCCTGGTTGATCAGCTCTCTCCACCATCCAGGACCAAGACATTATCCTTGTAAGCAAACTCTGCATGGTACAGTCTGACTTTGGAGATGAGGAATACTGTTTTACAGCAGTGAGGCTCAGGAAAACCTTTCAGCTACGCCTGGTTAGTGATGGCGAGCTATCCGTCCGCGCCTCGCCTCTCAGGCAGCAGTTATGCACCTGTTAATTGCACTTTGTGTAATTGCACAGCAGGACCTTCCAAGGGTCAGAAACTGAGAGAGACAAATACCATGGCTGAGTAACAAGGTGATCTTGAGCTAAAGGAACAAAAACCTTACAGTCAGGTCTTTTTATAATAACCTGCGACTCCAAAAATACTTTGCCCAGCTTTCTTCAGGCTGTGACAAAGTAGTTGCCAGCATTTGGTGGAAGCCCAACAGTTCGTGAACCAAATCAATCATCCACAGATCTTCAGAGCAGGTGACCATTACGATACGCTTATCCAGTCTGCCATAAtacaattttaataataatacagtTTTACTGGAGATTCCCAGCTTCTTGCATTGTTTTGAGCTACATCTTTAGTCTCACTAGCTAGAGCTCCAGAGAGTCTGTGCGTGGGGAGAGGAGACTTCCAAAGCCCTGGGGTGGTTTTGTGTTAGTAACAGAAATCAAGGTCTGCCTTAATGAAtgctgaaacagcagcttctTCCATATAAAATAGAGACAGTTTTTGAATTTCTTAAGAACTCAGAGAGTGTAAGCTTGTTCTTTCTTTATACAAAAAGTGAGGAGGGATTGGGAACACGAAATGGACACAGCAGAAGGTGGTATACACCAAGGAGTCTCCCCAGTTAATATAAGCTTTCTACATGCTTTTCTTTCCAGGGAATTATCACCAATGAAATTGCCCTTTCCAGATCTTCCAAATAGCTCAATGGCAGATACTTCATTCTCCAACCTAGGCTACGAGCTGAAGCCTCCTGCCTCTTTGCATCCAGCCTCCCATGATGCTTCTCTAGAAAACCTTTTTGTCCCTTTAATTTCAATTACACCGAGTAAGTGCAATGATTTCTGTGCCCCAGCACTGCTTACTAGAGCTCTTCTGTGATTTTTGCAGGGGAGCAAGCCAAAGTAGCTTCATGCTGTGTGGGTTGGCTGGAGAAAAGTAATGACTGCTCTATGAAGGACTTAACGCATCTGAGACTTTGAGCAAGTGCTATGGATCGTACCATGGAAATGTCCTTGTGCTCCCTACCCAGTAGTCGGGAGCTTCCTGCCCTGGCTAACCTCGGAGATGTGCTTCTGTGCTGTTTGCCCTTAGCACCTTTAATCAAGGTTCAAGCAGTTCTCCAAAGGGTTAAAAGGCATCTATGGGTGGGAGTTGTCCCACTTCCTAAAGCAGAGCTGTTATTTCCACCTCTGCTTTTCCATTCAACACTGTATGGCCCACCCCTGCGCTCGATGGGGTGTTAGCCTGGGTACAGAGCACCTCAGGGTCCCAGAGCAGGGCACGTCCTCTTAAGAGGGCTGCAGAGCCTTGGCCATCGCTATTTTGGAAGAGGACAGGTGTAAAGACACTCTGACCTGACTGTCTTCTGACTTCAGTCTCTCAAGTGAGGGATTGACCAGATTTTGGAATGGCTGGATGGTGATACTGGTGTGGATTTGCCAGGCAACGGTGATAAGGGGCTAAGTCTCGTGTGTTTCAGAGAGTtgcattttgcttttcctgttgtaTCTGTTGGATCCACACCTGACATCTCTAGCTGGCTGTTGAAGTCTGAGCTGCTAGATCTCCGGTTCAGACATTCAGATTCCTTTCTCCGCCTTGGAGGCGAAATGTGAATCACAGGCGGGTGCTGTATGCTGCTTGGTCTGTGAGTCTGCAAGTAAAAGCTGGTGTGcatgtttcctttctgctgctcctcaTCCTGTCCCTGCTGTTCTGCCCTCAGACGGGAGGGGAATCCACGCTTTGTTTCTGATTCTCCCTTTGTCTCTGGCAGGCAGTATCTGTCCACTGACCGTGTACGACAGGAATGGTTTCAAGGCTATGCTCCACTTCTCCAGGGACCCGGCTCCTGGCCGACCAGATGTGCTGGTGATGGTTCTTTCCATGCTGAGCACATCAGCTCAGCCAATTAAGGACATAGCATTCCAGGCTGCAGTCCCAAAGGTGAGAAGCCTGTGACAGGTGGAGGAGTGTGGGACTACTCAGAAATGTCCTGAGGAGAAGGTTCGCCATTTCTTGCTTAGGATTTGCCTTGCTCTTCGGAAGTTGCATGGCTCGCTTTCTCTGAACGTGAACCTGTTGTGTGCTGGTGCCTGTGGCCCCAGTGCCTGTTTCACATCATCCCTGGCCTTGAGAGACCCGGACAGGGCTCCGGGCACGCTGCTTTGGCCTCCCGGGTAAGGCACTCGCTCTGCCTGTGTATGTGCAGCACAGAATTCTCTATTTAGGAATATCTTTCTTTAGATGTAGGCTGTGGAAAGGCACGCACCTCATTAAATGACAAAAGCTGGCTGACGTATCTTTAACCAGCTCTGTGCCTTTTTCAGCATAGGCCAAAAAGcattccttttgttttctctttcagacCATGAAAATAAAGTTACAGCCAGCGTCTGGCTCCGAGCTGCCTGCCTTCAGCCCTCTTCTCCCCCCCGTGGTTGTGTCCCAGGTCCTGCTGCTCGCCAATCCACACAAGGTGTGTGTGGTGACGGAGTCTGAGCGTCACTGTCGTGGCTGGGGTTTTTGTATGAAACACGGAGGGAGGGTTATTAGTGGGGAGATGCAGGGGAGAGCCAGAGCgatctgggctgtgctgggaagaCCTCTTTACCACTGAAACACCGTTTCAGAGCTATGACCTGAAGGAGGGAATGGGGCAGTTGCTGCAGGGGCCTGTGCCTGCAGTGATGGCTCCTGGTAGACATTGCGCAGATGTCTGCAACTGGTGGAACGTGAGGCCACCCAAGGCAAAACCCTAACTCTGAGACTGAGGACTGGTGTAAGGAATCCTCTGTGACTGAGAAGGCTGGCCAGACCTGGATTGCCAAGCCTGCCCTTGGGCAGCTTGCACAGGTCTCCCAGTCCCTCCTTATACATCTTATGAATATCCAGGTCTTGCTCTGCGTGGAGCTTCCGCCTGGCTGAAGTGTTACTGTCCCCTTTCAGAGGGTGATTCGCTGTGGTGCGGCTGTGCGGGGTGAGGCTGAGGGGGCCCAGGAATCTGCagccgtgacgtgcgcctctctCTGTTCCTTTCTCTCCCAGGACCCCATCCAGCTGAGATACAGACTAGCGTTCACGCAAGGTGTGCAGCCCTTCAGGGAGGGGGGAGTGGTGACTGGCTTCCCCGAAGCGGAGCTCTGGGGCAGGAGCTGAAGTTCAGCAGGCTTGGACATTGCCGTGTTGCCTTAGCGGTGGACAGGGAGGGACTGTGTGCCAGCAATGCTGGCCTGGACTCCATAACGGCTCCTTTCCTTGGGACCCGCCGTCTCctccttcctttggtttctgtgcAGGTGGCTGGCAGGAGGGATCTAAACTGGCTGCTTCGGCCACGGCCGCCTTCTGCAGCTGACGCGGCTTTACAGGACCCTGCTGCGGGGCCCTGCAGCCCGGGAGCCCTAATGCGTCTTCCACACAAGTGCTGTAtccctgcttctgctttctgGGCCGGCTTCCCTCTCTGCCGTTACCTTTGCTTTTTGGATTAAAAGAAGGCAAACCGCCCCCAGGAGTCAGCCCCTGCGCCAGACGGCCGGCCCGCCTCGGTGGTGGGGCCCGGGCCCACGGACGCGCAGGCCGCAGCACAACCGGGGCCgagccgggctgccggcggctcacAGGcaccggcgcggcggggagcgcgggggccgcgctgcgggggccgccgccaccgggccggcCGCCCCTCCCCAGGCCCCGGTTCCCTCCGTGGCGCcccgcggggctcggggcgggccTGGGGCCTCTCCTCccgcgcggggccggcggagAACCGGCCGGGAACAGGCAGCCTGCATAGCCCCGCGGCGGGCCGCGTCCCGGGGCCTcggagccgccgccgggccccggggccTCCCACCAGGCCGCGGCGCTGGCGCCAGGCGCAGCGGGTACGGTggccgggaggggcggggtgGCGCGGAGCGCTTCCGGGtgcgcgccggggccggggcctgcccgtccctccctccccgcgggtgcccggcggggccggggcgcggcgatGGATTTCTCCCGGTTCCTGTCGGACGACTTCGAGGTGAAGAGCTGGGTGAACGCGGCCTTCCGGGCCGtgcagcaggaggcgcccgggaAGGTGGACGCGCACGCCGCCACCCTGGTGAtgaagctgcagctcttcatcCAGGAGGTCAACAACGCCGTGGAGGGTGAGGCGGGCCCGCGGCCCTCGGCCCGTGCCCCCGCGGGGCCTCGCGTGTGCGGCCGCCTCGGGCGGCGGGCCCGTCCCTGCGGGTGGGCTtcccgctgcggggccggcgggtcTGCCGCGGGCAGCTCGGTGTCGCGACAGGCACCGAGGAACCGCTGCCCCGTCAGCTCTGTGTCGTGACAGAGCGGCTCTAAACCCTGAGAAACCGCTGCCCTGTCAGCTCTGTGTCGTGACAGAGCGGCTCTAAACCCTGAGAAACCGCTGCCCTGTCAGCTCTGTGTCGTGACAGAGCGGCTCTAAACCCTGAGAAACCACTGCCCCGTCATCTCTGTGTCGTGACAGAGCTGCTCTAAACCCTGAGAAACCACTGTCCCGTCATCTCTGTGTCGTGACAGAGCTGCTCTAAACCCTGAGAAACCACTGTCCCGTCATCTCTGTGTCGTGACAGAGCAGCTCAGCGCCTTGAGAAGCCGCTGCCCTGTCATCGCTGTGTCgtgacagagctgctctgaacCCCGAGAAGCCGCTGCCGCTGTCATCGCTGTGTCgtgacagagctgctctgaacCCCGAGAAGCCGCTGCCCCTGTCATCTCTGTGTCgtgacagagctgctctgaacCCCGAGAAGCCGCTGCCCCTGTCATCGCTGTGTCgtgacagagctgctctgaacCCCGAGAAGCCGCTGCCCCTGTCATCTCTGTGTCgtgacagagctgctctgaacCCTGAGAAGCCGCTGCCCTGCCGGGGCGGTTCGGGCTGGGCGCTGGGCTGAGTGCCTTCACCGaggcgctgcccggggccgcggggccgtcGCCGGCCCTGGAGGCGTTGGGCCACGTGTGGACGTGGCGCTGAGGGACGTGGTTCAGTGCTGGGCTCGGCAGCGGTGGGGTTACGGTTGGACTCGGTGGTTTAAAGCTCTTTTCCAACTTAAACGATTCCGTGATTCTGGGGTAAAGTACCTATTTAAGTTTTAAAGATGTAACTGAAGTTTTGTTGCTTGgcattttgctttgttgtttgggtttttttttaagtgctgaatATTATAGAAGATTATTGACAGACCCCCTCTTTCCTGCAAGGGTTCTCGGGCCCCCTCACTGTGCCGCTTGGTGTTTCTGCAGAAACCAGCCACCAGGCTCTGCAGAACATGCCCAGAGTCCTCCGGGAAGTGGAAGTCTTGAAACAGGAGGCAACATTCCTGAAGGAGCAAATGATCCTTGTTAAAGAAGATATCAAGAAGTTCGAAGAGGACACAGCTCAGTCGATGCAGGTAGGATCTTGTCTCAGTTTCTGTTTCCAGACTTGTTTGTGTTACACAGTCTTATGAACCCAAGATagaaaaaaacactgattttaaCATTAGTAGTAGAAAAGTGTGTGTGACACAGACCGGTGGAGTCGGTGTTTGCTGGGAAACAGCTGGTTGGGTTTCAGTCCAGACAGAGCTACCCGGCCGGGGACCCCGATTTCTGCCTTGTTTCTGGCTGCTGTTCGCTGGGGTGCATAGCGTTTCTCAGGCAAAGTGGACACTACAAGTACAGACCCCGAGCTCAAACTAATCTTTTGTTATTTGACTTTGGAAGTTCATTTAACATCTCTTGTTCTTTCAGCCAACTCCTCTCTCCTTATAACAACATGATCttttcacacatttttttaaaa
This window harbors:
- the GGA2 gene encoding ADP-ribosylation factor-binding protein GGA2 isoform X2, translating into MPTACTSTPRKLAWASHGTSGNAQGAPAGGSTSCERQGGAEREFMAGAGELEPWLNKATDPSIPEENWECIQQFCDQVNADAEGPSLALRLLAHKIQSPQELEALHALTVLETCVNNCGERFHNEIAKFRFLNELIKVLSPKYYGTWSSEKVKSRVTEVIFSWTVWFPQAVKIRDAYQMLKKQGIVKEDPKVPEDKILPPPSPRPQNSIFDTDEEKSKLLARLLKSNHSEDLQAANRLIKSMIKEEQEKSAKVSRRVHTISEVSENVKRMDELLENYKRQELSTSDHETLQALFQRCEKLRPLLFRLASETVDDDEALAEILQANDKLTQALGQYKQVVASHENGGGGGAATSAADAPALRTAPRRMKSYTLIDFSELEATSRSPTDQFASIATASRHSSTTSACLLDEELNSPGLSDSPVVQKPPPDFGFTETAAHNGYSEIVSAVQTLGLQESWEGGCSEKNEFQGLVDQLSPPSRTKTLSLELSPMKLPFPDLPNSSMADTSFSNLGYELKPPASLHPASHDASLENLFVPLISITPSSICPLTVYDRNGFKAMLHFSRDPAPGRPDVLVMVLSMLSTSAQPIKDIAFQAAVPKTMKIKLQPASGSELPAFSPLLPPVVVSQVLLLANPHKDPIQLRYRLAFTQGVQPFREGGVVTGFPEAELWGRS
- the GGA2 gene encoding ADP-ribosylation factor-binding protein GGA2 isoform X1, whose translation is MPTACTSTPRKLAWASHGTSGNAQGAPAGGSTSCERQGGAEREFMAGAGELEPWLNKATDPSIPEENWECIQQFCDQVNADAEGPSLALRLLAHKIQSPQELEALHALTVLETCVNNCGERFHNEIAKFRFLNELIKVLSPKYYGTWSSEKVKSRVTEVIFSWTVWFPQAVKIRDAYQMLKKQGIVKEDPKVPEDKILPPPSPRPQNSIFDTDEEKSKLLARLLKSNHSEDLQAANRLIKSMIKEEQEKSAKVSRRVHTISEVSENVKRMDELLENYKRQELSTSDHETLQALFQRCEKLRPLLFRLASETVDDDEALAEILQANDKLTQALGQYKQVVASHENGGGGGAATSAADAPGSSLTPPAVSKALRTAPRRMKSYTLIDFSELEATSRSPTDQFASIATASRHSSTTSACLLDEELNSPGLSDSPVVQKPPPDFGFTETAAHNGYSEIVSAVQTLGLQESWEGGCSEKNEFQGLVDQLSPPSRTKTLSLELSPMKLPFPDLPNSSMADTSFSNLGYELKPPASLHPASHDASLENLFVPLISITPSSICPLTVYDRNGFKAMLHFSRDPAPGRPDVLVMVLSMLSTSAQPIKDIAFQAAVPKTMKIKLQPASGSELPAFSPLLPPVVVSQVLLLANPHKDPIQLRYRLAFTQGVQPFREGGVVTGFPEAELWGRS